DNA from Pecten maximus chromosome 18, xPecMax1.1, whole genome shotgun sequence:
atctatatatatacaagaatgtatatagaaaaagaaatatgtcCTTGCGAAGGagaatctataaaaaaaataacaaaaatcgGGACTTTGCCGCAgggcctttctgccctctcaggcttctttAGGcgcacaaaacaaaaacaaaaacattcactacatagcacgcgctgccatcacatcgatTCAACTCGCgctgttattttgttaaaccttttagttatattatttatttatttatttattcacttttaccatctgtacaccacctaagatgatttctaattaattaatataggccctcggcgaattaattatcggccgagggggatcgtttttacaacataacgatatttattgttgtttatacccactatatttgtgtaacagttccatgttctatgtctatatgtgatcgtttgtaatttacctgtgtcttgataaaggggcagattgcctcgaaaattcgacaatttacgtTATTTacgtcgttattactacttgggaattatatttatgtataataaatagatatataacttagcaacgtcgtagttgtaccgagagaaatatctatgatatatgtacaattcgtatccatgtatgtaaatacattgcgatccaggtattcatatcatctaatagacgacttccaccATGATTATGTCAGGGTATCGgaccgaccatcactgcgctattgaaacgttcttttttaagaacgccgatgtggcgcagcggtataagctgcgggtatttcttgctaggcgattgggtgccgtagatcgtgagttcgaggcccggtcaggacacgagtcaaaaagttgtcttccttcgtcatttgtgttgctaagttatagatctatttattagcacaatgtatcatatacactatgcgttggtgatccgaagatatagatttgaatttcctgtcgtagttgtaccgagagaaatatatatatatacatacatgtatatgccttCCCCAAAGCAGTCTCGATGATGAATACGTTGACTGATAGTTTGTGAAAAAATGCTGCCTCTCATAGCATAGCATATGGAGAATATTTTGTCTgctaaaaataatgataaaattctGTATTGTACAGCAATGGCGGTTAAAAAAAGTGAGAATGCTTtgtaaatatgataatatattaaacaaaacgTGACAATATTCTactatttaaaaacaaaacttttatgCTAATGTTTTTATGATATCTAATACTTATTTTGAGAGACAAAAAATGTCGAACTGGTTTAAACATACCTTCTCTCCACAATAGGCCTGATCTACTTGAAGGTTTGTGCTGATATTCCATTTGATCAAATAAAGTTCAAAacagtataataaaacaatagacatataTGATGTAGATCATAGTTATcagattaaaaataaataatactaGATAAGATGAAATAATTTACTGTGTGAACACAGAACACCGGCCCTGTGTCCATTATCAATCCATGAGTACATTTTCATACAAATTATTCTGTCACTATGATGTAACTCATGCATCTTCGGTTCTGTCACAAACAACTAAAAGAATGTTTAGATTGAAAATGCTCACCATACATGGCATATGATGACGCTTAATATTAACTCTAAACATATAacaatttaacaatacaaacaattacATAGCATAACGCAACCATTAAAACGTCTAAAAATACACATCTCAAAATGACAATGATACTAAATTACAACAGAAGCCTGTGTTGTGTTTGTCAAACTTCGCCACAAAACTTGCATGTGAAACACTGCTTGTTTCTCcacaaattatatattataccatctATCGCTAAATATGTCCATTTGTCTAAATCAGACTTTGTCCAATCCGGATATTAGCctaaacatgtacaataattaAGACCCGAATCATTCAGTCTTTATCAGTGGTTTTTCAACTCTGCCTAATACGGACTCTGACTTGCTTGTAATTCGGCCATATTTCAAACTCCCGTTCCGTTTTAACACAGTGATTCCGCTGGGTGTCGGCTTTGTTCTGGTTCAGTGTGCAGCGATGGTTTTGTAAGCGTCCGTCGGGTGTCTATACGGTACCGATACGTGTATCGATCCACtctgtactgtcactatcaaAGTAGATGCTCAATTGCACACATATTCCCCTTTTATGGCCAATCATGATTCCATGATCATGGAAAGGAGTGTGCTCAGTATACCGTGTAAGAAATAGAATATAGTCATTATAAGTCAATCACTTGGAAAGCATCAAGTCATTAGTTTACAACCTTCAAAtagaaaatgaataaaacaaattacGGGACTGATGATGAAGTCGATACAGATGAATGAAGTGACAAATTAAAAGTTAAGagaaataacaaaatgaaattttaaatgataatttattgaataaaaaaaaaaaacatttcttggAAAAGTTTCCGTACGCAAAAccaaatattaaaatttactaTTTCTTGAAATATGCAGATGGAAATTACTTAGATATTGATAATTCCTTATACATAAAAAGTGTTCAACATACACTGTTTACCTTCCCTGTATGGCACCGTATCTGGATAATCATCCAAAAGTTTTATCCATATTTTTTCCAAAACCTCTCATTGTActttatgttaaatattaatGAACACAACACTTCTCTCTATTTGAAATATCCTTTTGTCTATATATGCATGCTGACAGACTGTGTTATCAGGGTTGACTGTGTGTACTTATATTCACAACATTCGAACAAACATCGCGATGGCTGCGagacaaaattgttcaaaacttcattaaaacacttgtgtttattttaaaGGTTACATGTGTTGTGGATAATACTAGTTATAAATTAAGCCATATGTAAGGTGCCTAGTTAATACTAACATAGGTAAGTTTAAGATGGGAAGCATGCAGGAGTCAGTTAATGCATGACATCTCGTCACTCGGGATTAATTACACCCTCTCCTCGCCCCTGGTGTAATAAATCCCTTTTAACTCGAAATCCATGCAATAACCTATACCTGCTTTGTTATTTAAAGtatatcatactgtatatacttGTGTCAGATAAATTAACAACCTGCGTAAAAATGCAAGCGAGACTTCCTCTCGAAGGTCACATGATTGTTGAATACCCTGATGAGGAAATGGGGATAGTATATCGCTCACGTTATTGATGGCGCCATCACTACCGATATAGACAATTACCTCAAAAGGGATAGTAATTATTCTGAATGGGGACGTCCACTTCATGACAGTGGCAGTTTTCCCTGGTACGGACACCGATGAGGAGTCAGATGTAGAAGCGGAATATGAGATGAGGTGGACTACGGAGACTATTTGCGACATACCTGAATTcatcaataaaatcaaaaatcaCTGTTATTGACCTCATTTTGATCAATGGAAAAGGAATGACAAAATACTCGAATATGAAAGCGACTTCTTTTTTAAAAGAGACAACCTTTCCAGCAGTCGTCGTAAAATAAAACGGTTAACTGTTGAAGCTGTCCTGGttgacaatataatgatgtgatGAAAAGGTAATAGCCGTGTAAAAACAACGTTAAATCATCCTACATAGATAATATTGTTTCGCCGAAACAATTGGACACAACATTGTTAAAATGTGGCTTTATGATCTGCGTGTCGATACTAAtcacatgcatgtatataatacaactatGTCATAACTTTAATATACTTGTAATATCAAAATCTCTACAATTCGAAACTCTCTTCAAACATGCCGAATTACATAGTACCAATTGAGTACGGTTTAGTCCACTACATCTTGGTTCCATTTTTACCGGGGGAAAACCCGCGTGATCGGGCAAATGAcccaataccttttcacgtccgatcgggcATTTGAATCCCGGCCGCTTCGATGAAAGGCGAATATGTTATCACTGTACCACCAAACCACCCATGAGAAATTAATGAATGCCATATATTTAAttagatttttattttgtgCTTGTTCGCATTGTACTTAGTTAAACCTAGCTATATATTGTTTTGGTTGATTGGTTAACGTCCATTGATTAGGGAATCTGAGGAGAAGGTTTCATGTGTCAACCCCAGGAAATATAGCTAAACCCGTACCTTGGCCAACCTACCCATTACAATGTACCACCTCGTCATTTCAATCACCCTTGATTGTGGTTTCCACTTCTTCGTTTGAATTCCCTGGCTTCTTGCCGCCATGCCAATACCAGTATGGTGGCATGGCAACAAGTTTGCCGCAAACATATAGCTCGTGATATTGACCCTATCCAATCCTTTCCACTTTCTCCCTCTTTAACTTTAAGTGATTTTCCTTCCCGTGTTCCCTCTGGATTTCGATACGTATGTAAAGCTACATTTAAGAATTTTAGTAAGACTAAACGGTGGTGAAATGTAGTTCTATTGTCatcaattttattgataatattaGTGTGGTCGGATGACACAATTCTGACACACCAATGACAACGCATTTGCATTTCACCTAAGTGACAGGGGTGCGATTCCCCGATCTGACATAAAAAGATATGGGTGCACCTGTCAAACCACGTGGTTTTCTCCTTGTGCTCCAGTTTCTTCAATCATTAAGACTCCTAGCGCGTTTCCATCACGGGCAACAAGGGTGAGTAAAACAAATTGGTATAACGTGTTTCGTAATTTTAGGGGGGAATCAATAATGATGGGTACGTTTCACTTGGTGTCGTTTTTTCTACAATATACAATTCACTTCATCTTTTTAGCAGTATTGATATGAGCGATAGTCATACTAAATCACGCTTTACTTTATCACAAAGTTATATCTGTAAGTGGTTTACTTTTACTTTCACACTCAATCCCGAGTCGTTTGTTTCCTTCTTATAAACTTTTCACGCGGAACAGAATGAggatattttttgtaatttaaatgCCAAACGACGCTTGCCATTGAGCATCCTGTGTGGTATAGAGAATAATTTTCGTCTACTgaagatatttataaaattcTGTATTGTACAGCAATGTTGGtgtaaacaaaaatgatttataaatctgttaatagatcaaacaaaacttgacgtctttttaccattttaaaactgtttttttcTGGCGATGTCCTAGTTGTAcgtacatatgtaatacatatttcgAGAGACAAATTAATGTCAAACTGACATAAACACCCTTCTCTCCGCAATAGGCCTGAACTGCCAGAACGATCTTTTAATCAACGTTCTGTTCAATCAATAATGCACATATCATCTTAGATTatttcatacatgtactttcttTGAAGTATGGATTGCCTGTTCGTATATTTAGACTTTTTCTGATATTCCATACTCGGaggtttattttcaaataagatgaaatcattttctttaacaataaaatcattttttatttgaccATTGCAAAAAAAGAAAACACCATAAGTACATCCATTTAAATCTGTGGTAgtgtttataaacatgtaatttgAGTAACTTTCTGACTGAATACCAGAGTTAAAGGCACAGTCACTTGCTTTTCTATTTACATCATAGTGAATATGAAATGAATGTCTCCTGGATCCATCACgtgctacatatacataatcAATAGTTTATGTTGTCTCTTCTCAAAAGGAGACAATTAAGATATCACACAAAATCctctgttttcttttttaacgATAGTTGTTTCGCCTTTTATATTATGGTGAATGAAAAACTCATTCATTCCACTACCACTTGTAATCTCTAGTGAGTTTCctgatatattataaatagtGACTTTGGCATTTTTCCAAATTGATTCTCTTTCTTTTGGTAGGTAGTCAATTGCTTCCTGTAGTAATCTGCGCATGCTCCCCTTTTCTTCATTGTCCTCTGAACCTTCATTACCACAATGTTTGATTATAAGCCGTCCTAGCTGTCTTTTATTGAATTCATTAATCGTTACTCTGTGATCctgaaatatataatgtttacaaaatCGTCACAAGACGTGAAAGTCATATCATATCACAAAGTTGCTTCCTAAGTCAATACATTGCTATTTTATACCGTTAGTAGTAATACTGATAAACATATGCACATAAACCAAGAAAATATACCCTCTAACGTCAGGTTACAAAACGTAAATTTACTTACATTAAATGGATATTCCTGCCCTATGTCGATATTTCTATGTGGAATTGAAGTGTTCTGTGCAGATGCTTCAAAACTGTTGTGATCCATCCTGGTTAACTCGGAGTGAGACAATATCACAGACATCCAGTGcaaaaaattatatacatttcaacGAAATGGTTGATAGTATTCAGGTTTTCCCAGTGACTAAATACATGTcatgttctataaatatatccAGGCAATCATGTATATGTAAGAGTTTATAAATAACTAACACGTAATCATTTCCTCCTGCAACTTCCATTCTGCACCTTAGCTGACTGGTACGCGCTTGTGTTAACCTGTCGATGAGGAAAGTTCAGGTAAGACAAATATTAATGCACTTTATAttactttataatatttttaaattttgcatATTGACGATAGGAATTTATGAAAGGGTGTGCAATAATTTAAGACCATCAttgtcttattttattttctaaaatgcTGCGCATAATAAACTAAATCgctacactacaggtaaaatactacGGCTACTTTGCTCCATAAGTCAAAGGTGTAACTTTGATAGAAACACACATTCGTAAAGAGATTACCCTTGGTGTGTCTGCGGGACACTTGAGTATCGCGATACCCTGTCTACTTTCTCCCATGGTAACCTGCTttggaataaaaacaaaaaacatcctTAAGTTGGGACAAATCTTACTTTGCTGTCCCCATGTTGTTCCCAGCGAGACGTTTATATTGTAATGTGAAATTCCTAATTGTGTAAGTACATGTAGGCGCCTATTTCACATTTAGTCCTATCCTTCAATTTATCATAAACACGGAGGTCTCTGGCCAGGTATATGTACCATTTTTGCAGGAATGTGTACTGTAAATACACTAACATTGttataattcattttgataactTGATATTTTCCTGCTGGTTCGTACGGAAACCATGAAATGgcattattgatatatacacgtatatatgtatatcatttatatgcatacacaaaatgtaaatataaatgcaaAATGAAAATCTAATGAAAAAGATTACAATCAGCAAAACCTCATGTGCGAATGGTTTCaatttgatatacataatgtaactACGTAAAACAACATTCACATATGTCTGTACCTGACAAACCGGTTTGACAACAGACATTTAAATACACAGTACATGTTTAAAAATAGCATGCTTTGTCGTCATCTTTGAAGTCAATGGGTTGTAACGAGATACTGTATATCCACCTTTCAAACAAATAGAGCATTAGATTAAATGGAGCCAGTGGTGATACAAAAGTAATAATCATATGAAGCGACTGAGGAGGGTAAATTAGGCAGAACAAAATGGCAAAATCCAAATGGGGATGGGTTCAAGATCCAGAACTCAATACTCGTGATTTtcaacaattttgtttaaacgtacttgtacatgtacgtacatgtatatattttacaggtgTCACTattaaatagaggatatctaactgcgcactcgtgaaaaatatcaaaatattagccccactcgtgaaatatatttggtattactgaagacactgttagatgttctgtttattacatttttatcaacgaaaaacctaccccgtat
Protein-coding regions in this window:
- the LOC117316427 gene encoding uncharacterized protein LOC117316427 — its product is MSVILSHSELTRMDHNSFEASAQNTSIPHRNIDIGQEYPFNDHRVTINEFNKRQLGRLIIKHCGNEGSEDNEEKGSMRRLLQEAIDYLPKERESIWKNAKVTIYNISGNSLEITSGSGMNEFFIHHNIKGETTIVKKENRGFCVIS